The Chloroflexota bacterium genome has a segment encoding these proteins:
- a CDS encoding cupin domain-containing protein produces the protein MSLNLYDLPEPLPPEEMFTDLIPDAGVKIERIVSGGQSTPEGEWYDQDRDEWVAVIQGSAVLQYEDGSVVTLDTGGHVLIPAHPRHRVASTSVDPPCVWLAVHGTLT, from the coding sequence ATGTCACTTAATCTCTACGACTTGCCGGAACCGCTGCCGCCGGAGGAGATGTTCACCGATCTCATTCCCGACGCCGGCGTGAAGATCGAGCGTATCGTGTCCGGCGGGCAGTCGACGCCCGAGGGCGAGTGGTACGACCAGGACCGCGACGAGTGGGTCGCGGTCATTCAGGGCAGCGCGGTCCTGCAGTACGAGGACGGCTCAGTGGTCACCTTAGACACGGGCGGCCACGTCCTCATCCCGGCGCACCCCCGGCACCGCGTCGCCTCGACCAGCGTGGACCCGCCGTGCGTGTGGCTCGCAGTGCATGGGACGCTGACCTAG